A DNA window from Solanum lycopersicum chromosome 3, SLM_r2.1 contains the following coding sequences:
- the LOC138347511 gene encoding uncharacterized protein — MNVHYHPGKANVVVDTLSRMSMKSTDHVEDEKKELVKNMHRLDRLGVWLVDSPSGGVLVRPSSESSLLVEVKMGQLLDPLLMELNDSVVVKMNESFSLGGDGILSYQDKLCVQDVDDLQTKIIAEAHGSRYSIHLGSTKMYHDLK; from the coding sequence atgaatgtccactaccatccaggtaaggctaatgtagttgtTGATActttgagcaggatgagcatgAAAAGTACAGaccacgttgaggatgagaagaaggagttaGTGAAAAATATGCATAGACTGGATAGACTGGGTGTTTGGTTAGTTGACTCTCCTAGTGGGGGTGTTTTAGTTcgtcctagttctgaatcatccctgTTAGTTGAAGTCAAGATGGGTCAGCTTCTTGATCCTTTGTTGATGGAGCTGAATGACTCAGTGGTTgttaagatgaatgagtctttttctttgggaggtgatggcatactTAGTTACCAGGACAAGCTGTGTGTAcaagatgttgatgatttgcAGACCAAGATTAttgcagaggcccatggttcaagatattccatacatctgggttccaccaagatgtatcatgatcttaagtaG